The sequence AAACCGGATCGCCATGATAGCCCGTTCGAGGTTGACGTGCGGCCGGATTTTTTCGAGGCAAAGCAGTTTTGCACCCATCGCCTCAAAGGCCTCGTCGTTGGGCTCGGTCAACTGGTAGTCGCGCGAGTCGACGGCGTAGAAGGGATTCGGTAATCCCTCGAATAGGGGTTCGGTGAGGTCGCCGCAGGTCGAGTGGACCGGAAAAATGCCAAACGACGTCGATTTGCGTTTGCTCAGCGTACCGAGGTTGAAGTGCCGCGACACCAGTTGAAACGAGTGGCAGATCAGAAACAGGTGTTTCTTCTGCTCCTGCGTTTGGTTGTGGGTAAACAGGGCGTCGATGAACGCAAAGTAGGGGGCCTCCCACGCCTCGTCGGACGGCAGCGGACTACCCGGCCCGCCCGTCGAGATGTAGGCATCGTACGACAGGTCAGGTACGTGGTTGTTGGCCCGCACGTTGAATACATCGGCAACAAATGTCAGGCCTTCGGTTTGTTCAACCAGCTGGATCGCCTGCCAAATACAACGCATACCTTCGTTGGCATGGTTGTCATACATATCAAGGATTGCAATTCTCATCTCTAGTTAATGTACAATGTATAATGTACGATGTACAATGCTTTTACGAAACGAAGTAAGTGGCTCATTAGCAGACCCATTATACATCGTACGTTATACATTGTACAGTATACTATCAACTACCTGATACCGTATGAAGTTTCCTTGACGATGTAATCGACCACCGCTTTCAGATCGTTGGTTTCGTTGAAAACGGCCAGTTGGCGGTCGGCGCCGGTGCCATTTTTAAGGATTTGCTGCACGTATTCGCACTCTTCGCGGCTACCCAGGTCATCGACCACGTCATCCACAAAATCGAGCAATTCGAGGATCAGGTTGGGCGTGGGAACCTCTTCCTGCTTCCCGAAGTCGATCAGTTTGCCTTCAATGCCGTAGCGGGCCGCCCGCCATTTATTTTCAGCGATGAGCACCCGGCGATAGGGCCGGAAATTGAGGTTCTGCTTTTGGAGCTTGTAGATCTTGGCCACCAACGCCTGCATGATCGCCGCCAGACAAACGGTCTCGTCGACGCGCATGGGTACGTCGCAGATGCGGAATTCGATGGTGTCGAAAAACGGGTGCAGGCGAATATCCCACCAGATTTTCTTGCCGTTGTCGATGCACCCCGTTTTCACCAGCAGGGCGATGTACTCGTCGTATTCAGCGGCGCTGCTGAAGAAGTCGGGGATGCCCGTGCGCGGAAATTTGTCGAACACCTTCGACCGGTACGATTTGAACCCGGTATTACGCCCGCACCAGAAAGGCGAGTTGGTCGAGAGCGCGTAGATGTGCGGCAGGAAATAACGCACCGCGTTCATGATCTGGATGCCTTCGTTGCGGCTGGCGATACCCACGTGCACGTGCATCCCGAAAATCAGGTTGGACCGGGCCACGTCGCGCATTTCTTCGATGAGCCGGTCGTAGCGTTCGTTGGGTGTGATCAGCTGCGCCTGCCAGTCGGAAAATGGGTGTGTGCCGGCCGAAGCAATGTGCAGATTCTGTCGGTCGGCCAGTTCCATAATCTCGCGCCGCAGAAACGTAACTTCCTGCCGGGCCTCCTGAATATTGTGGCAAATGTTAGTGCCGACTTCGACCACTGCCTGGTGCATTTCGGCCTTCACGCGCTCCTGAAGGATGATCTGCCCTCCATCGACTAATTTCGACATGTGGGAGCGCAGTTCACGAGTTACGGGGTCAATTGTCTGGAATTCTTCTTCAATACCGAGGGTGAATACAGGCATATGGGTGCGCGTTGAATACGAACAACTCGTTCGTTGTAAACGCTGAAACTAGGCGATTGGCACAAGAGTCGCAACGATCGTTACGGTTTTTTGCATAAAACTACTAAAGCGGTAGATTTCTAGTAACAGTCTGCGGGTCGACACAGTTACGGCTGTATTGGTTACCGAAAAAACGTTATGACAAACTATCCGAAAATGAATGGCTTCCGATTTTGCGTGCTGCTGGCGCTGGCGGCCACGGGAGCTGTGGCCAGTTGCCATAGTGACAATTCAAGCGTAACACCGACCCGATCGGCCGTACTCACGACTCCGAACCGCTAGCCGACGCGGAATTAAGCAAGTGCATTCATAGTTTAAGGTTTGGGTTGAAGGCTGGCCTGACGCACGATTGCCGACGCGTCAGGCCAGCCTTCAACCCAAACCTTAAACTGTGAATCCATTTTGCGCCTCCTCCTGCTTACGCCGCCGTTTACCCAACTCAATACCCCCTACCCGGCCACAGCCTATCTGAAAGGCTACCTGAACACGTTGGGCCGCCCCAGCGTGGCGACGGGCGATGGATCGGCGCTGCCCATCAGCACGGCGCAGGCGGATCTGGGTATCGAGACCATTCTGGCGCTCTTCTCCCCTACCGGCCTGGCGCAGGTGTTCGACGCCGTCGAGGCAGCGGTTGAGCAGGGCGTTTCGCTATCGGAAAACAGTGAGCGGATCGTGCGGCTGCGCGACGAGTATCTGGCCACCATCGGCCCCACGATCCGGTTTTTACAACACCGCAACCCCACGCTCGCCCACGCCATCGCCGGACGTAGCTACCTACCCGAAGCCGCCCGCTTTGCCGAAGTCGACGACCTCGAATGGGCTTTCGGCACGATGGGCTTGCAGGACAAAGCCCGCCACCTGGCTACGCTCTATCTGGAAGACCTCAGCGACCTGATCGTGGAAGCGCTCGACCCGCATTTTGGGTTTAGCCGCTATGCCGAACGGCTGGGTCGATCGGCGGCCCACTTCGATGAACTACACGAGGCCCTGCAAGCCCCAAAATCGCTGATTGGGCACCTGTTGCTGCAACAGCTCGACCGGCACATGGCCACTTTTGCGCCCGATCTGGTGTGTTTGTCGGTGCCGTTTCCGGGCAACCTGTTCGGGGCGCTGCTGTGCGGGCAACACATCCGGGCAACGTACCCAGCCGTGAAGGTGGTACTAGGAGGCGGCTACGCCAATACCGAACTCCGCACCCTGGCCGAACCCCGCCTGTTCGATTACGTGGATTTTGTCAGCCTCGACGATGGTGAAGCGCCGTTGCGGTCACTGATCGAGCACCTGCTGGGGCAACCCCGCCACGGCGGGGCAAGCTCCCCCCAAACCGATTTGAAGCGGACGTTCATCCGCAACGCCGAGGGGCGGGTGATCTTCTGCAATGGCGCCAGTGAAAAGGACGTACCGCAACGTGAAGTGGGCACGCCCGACTACACTGGCCTGCCGCTGACCGATTACCTTTCGGTGATCGAGGTCACCAACCCCATGCACCGCCTCTGGAGCGATGGCCGCTGGAACAAGCTCACGCTGGCGCACGGCTGCTACTGGGGCAAGTGCTCTTTCTGCGATATCTCGCTCGACTATATCGCCCGCTACGAACCCGTCACGGCGGCCCTTCTTTGCGACCGCATGGAGGAACTGATCGCCCAGACGGGCCAGAACGGCTTTCACTTTGTCGACGAAGCGGCCCCGCCTGCCCTGATGCGCGACGTGGCCCTCGAAATCCTGCGGCGCCGCCTCACCGTCGTCTGGTGGACCAACATCCGGTTTGAATCGGCGTTCACGGCCGACCTGTGCCAGCTCCTGAAACTGTCGGGCTGCATTGCCGTGTCGGGCGGGCTGGAAGTAGCCTCTGACCGGCTGCTGGCGAAGATGAAAAAAGGCGTCACCGTGGCGCAGGTAGCCCGCGTGACCGACCACTTCACGCAGGCGGGCATCATGGTCCATGCCTACCTGATGTATGGCTTCCCAACGCAAACCGCCCAGGAAACTGTCGATTCGCTCGAAATGGTGCGGCAGTTGTTTGCGGCGGGCGTGGTGCAGTCGGGCTTCTGGCACCGCTTTGCCATGACCGCCCACAGCCCCGTGGGCCTTCACCCCGCCCATTTCGACGTGACCCGCATTGATCCGCCGGGGGCGGTAGATGGGCTGGGGCCATTCGCCAACAATGACCTCGACCACCTCGACCCGCTGGGTGCCGACCACGATCGCTTTGCCGAGGGTCTGCGGAAGTCGCTGTTCAATTTCATGCATGGCGTAGGGCTCGATTTCCCGCTCAAAAGCTGGTTCGACTTCCCCATTCCAGGTACGTCGGTGCCGAAGCGGTTTATCGAAAACGCCATCGCCGAGCCGGATCAACCCGCCCGACCCCGCGCCAACGCGCTGGTTGTCTGGCCCGGCCGCAAACCCGATCTGGCGATCCTGACCCAGCGGCAGGGAAAACGGGTGGTCAGACAGGCCGAGTTACTGCTGGCCCGGCGGCAGGACGACGTGGTAGTGGATATGCCCGCCGAGTTAGGCGAGTGGCTGCTGGCGATGTGGCCCAAACTCAGCACCCAGGCCCCCGCACCGTTGACCTATGCCCACTTCAAGGC comes from Fibrella aestuarina BUZ 2 and encodes:
- a CDS encoding B12-binding domain-containing radical SAM protein, which encodes MRLLLLTPPFTQLNTPYPATAYLKGYLNTLGRPSVATGDGSALPISTAQADLGIETILALFSPTGLAQVFDAVEAAVEQGVSLSENSERIVRLRDEYLATIGPTIRFLQHRNPTLAHAIAGRSYLPEAARFAEVDDLEWAFGTMGLQDKARHLATLYLEDLSDLIVEALDPHFGFSRYAERLGRSAAHFDELHEALQAPKSLIGHLLLQQLDRHMATFAPDLVCLSVPFPGNLFGALLCGQHIRATYPAVKVVLGGGYANTELRTLAEPRLFDYVDFVSLDDGEAPLRSLIEHLLGQPRHGGASSPQTDLKRTFIRNAEGRVIFCNGASEKDVPQREVGTPDYTGLPLTDYLSVIEVTNPMHRLWSDGRWNKLTLAHGCYWGKCSFCDISLDYIARYEPVTAALLCDRMEELIAQTGQNGFHFVDEAAPPALMRDVALEILRRRLTVVWWTNIRFESAFTADLCQLLKLSGCIAVSGGLEVASDRLLAKMKKGVTVAQVARVTDHFTQAGIMVHAYLMYGFPTQTAQETVDSLEMVRQLFAAGVVQSGFWHRFAMTAHSPVGLHPAHFDVTRIDPPGAVDGLGPFANNDLDHLDPLGADHDRFAEGLRKSLFNFMHGVGLDFPLKSWFDFPIPGTSVPKRFIENAIAEPDQPARPRANALVVWPGRKPDLAILTQRQGKRVVRQAELLLARRQDDVVVDMPAELGEWLLAMWPKLSTQAPAPLTYAHFKADFDAAGLGTSIPGTFDAFLLSETWADWQEAGLLIV
- a CDS encoding type 1 glutamine amidotransferase, giving the protein MRIAILDMYDNHANEGMRCIWQAIQLVEQTEGLTFVADVFNVRANNHVPDLSYDAYISTGGPGSPLPSDEAWEAPYFAFIDALFTHNQTQEQKKHLFLICHSFQLVSRHFNLGTLSKRKSTSFGIFPVHSTCGDLTEPLFEGLPNPFYAVDSRDYQLTEPNDEAFEAMGAKLLCLEKIRPHVNLERAIMAIRFSDEVFGTQFHPEADDEGMLRYFLQDEKRRQIIDNYSQAKYDEMVAYLRDPDKIALTEAVILPTFLRTALVAQTPSVLETA
- a CDS encoding carboxylate-amine ligase; the encoded protein is MPVFTLGIEEEFQTIDPVTRELRSHMSKLVDGGQIILQERVKAEMHQAVVEVGTNICHNIQEARQEVTFLRREIMELADRQNLHIASAGTHPFSDWQAQLITPNERYDRLIEEMRDVARSNLIFGMHVHVGIASRNEGIQIMNAVRYFLPHIYALSTNSPFWCGRNTGFKSYRSKVFDKFPRTGIPDFFSSAAEYDEYIALLVKTGCIDNGKKIWWDIRLHPFFDTIEFRICDVPMRVDETVCLAAIMQALVAKIYKLQKQNLNFRPYRRVLIAENKWRAARYGIEGKLIDFGKQEEVPTPNLILELLDFVDDVVDDLGSREECEYVQQILKNGTGADRQLAVFNETNDLKAVVDYIVKETSYGIR